CTTATGCATTGGACTCAGCCTTTGGCTGGTCTTCGGACTTGCCATCCACCGTCTTCCGGTCATCCTGGTAAACGGTCTCACGCTCATTCTTACTGGCACCATGGTGGTGCTCAAACTGAAATACGACGCCCAACGAAAGCAGAACGCATAAGTGAGCCACGAAGGCATACGCATCGTCAGTGAAGAGGAGTCCAGGCGCATTGCCGCTGAAGATGAGCGGACCTTCTCCGCCGATGCGTTTACGCCGACGAAGGTGCGCGTTCGCATCACCGAAGGTACAGGCGTGGAGATCGAGTGGAAGGACGGCCACCTCTCTTCGTGGACCTTCCAATGGCTGCGCGATGCCTGTCCTTGTGCCACATGCCATGAAGCGCGCGAAGCCAGCGGCATGGCAGTCGGTGAACGCAAGCCGCAGCCGATGCAGATCCTGCCGATGTATCAGGCGCCGGTGAAACCGCTGGAAGCAACGCCCGTGGGCCGTTATGCTCTCCGCTTCAAATGGAACGATGGGCACGAGAGCGGCATTTATTCGTGGGACTATCTACGCCGCATCTGCCGGTGCTTTGTCTGCCGCGCAGAGTTAGGAATCGATTGATGACGACCTCCACTCCTACATCGCAGACAGAACGCCTGGATTCCCTGCAACAGCGCCTGCGTCCCTTCTATGCACGACTGGCGGAGCATCCCCTTTACGCGAGCTTTCGCACGGTGGAAGATCTCCACATCTTCATGGAAGCGCACGTCTTCGCAGTGTGGGACTTCATGAGCTTACTTAAGACATTGCAGCGCGGGCTTACGTGCGTCGAAGTGCCCTGGACTCCTTCTGCCAAGCCGGAGAGCCGACGTCTTGTGAACGAGATCGTTCTCGGCGAAGAGAGCGACATCTACGAAGGCAAGCACGTCAGCCACTTCGAGCTGTATCGCATGGCCATGCAAGCCTGCGGTGCGGATACCTCCGCGATGGATTCCCTCCTGCAACTGCTGGCTAGGGGTGAAGATCTCGACACAGCACTGGAACAATGTGGCGCTCCCCTTGAAGCCATCATCTTTGTAAAAGGCACCTTTCAGGTCATCGCGAAGGGCAGTCTGCATGCTACGGCGGCGGCCTTCACCTTTGGTCGTGAAGACCTGATCCCGGAGATGTTCAAGGGCTTCGTCCGCGACCTCGCTCAGAAGCTCGCAGGCAGTCTCGGCATCTTCCTCTGGTATCTTGAGCGGCACATCGAGGTAGATGGTGAAGAGCACGGCCCCATGGCTCTGCGCATGGTGAGCGATCTCTGTGGCGACGATGATCGCAAGTGGAGCGAAGCGGAAGAGGCCGCCCGCATTGCTCTGGAAGAGCGTCTGCAGCTTTGGGACGGCATCCACGCACGGATCAAAAACGCCTGAAACAACGTCGCAATATTGAATACACGACCGTATCTGACAAATCTGACAAAAAAATCATTTTCATGAAAGCCCCCCTTGGTTCGATCTCCTATCTTGATTCCAGTGCAGTGTAACGATCAAGTTTTTCTGCGCTCCAAATCACTGAAAGAAGATGAATGAGATGAGCAACGTCACAACGTTTCAGCAATTGAAGAAAGAACATAAGTTTTCGAACGACATGAAGCTGTGGGATTTATTCGACTCCCTCGACTCAGTAGGGATTGAAGATAGTTTGGGTTTATATCAAGGCGGGGGCTTCGATACAGGTCATTGGCTTTTTCAGTTGATGGGCGAGATGAAGTGGTACGGGAAAAATTTCGTATCGCAGATGGGTGTTGTTCCACTCCTTTGCTATAACCAGGAGGGTCATATCTATTCCGAAGGGATGTTCGGCGGGGCGAGCCTCTGGATGACAGAGTTTCGAGGAAAGCCCTCTGTCATGCTTAACTACGACAAAGAGCCGGTGTTTGACCATTTCCGCAAAGTGGATAACAACACTTTGCTTGGTATCGTGAACGGAAAGACGCTGTCCAACGGAAAAGATATTGTTGAAAACGGCAAATTCCAGTTCGTTTATCTGGAGCGCGTTGCCGAGCTTCCCGCAAAATTTGTCACGACGTAAAGTCGTTACCGCGCCTGGCCAGCAGGCCGGACGCGGTAATTGGACGATTACTTCGCTACGACCTCTGTCGCAGCATCATGGACATACGTCACATTCACAGGATGGCCGTCGTTGTAATACTTCACCGTGCGATTGCCGTAGGTTGTGCCTGCACTCTTGCTCACCTGTCCGAGCGCAATCTGCGACTGCAGTTCGTTCATCCCCTTGATGACCTTATGCTGATCGACTGCGGCCCAGACTTCCTTTGGCCAGTGCTTGTAGAGCGTGTGCGGATCGTCATAAAAGAAGATCTCATCGAGATAGAACTTGTAGATGCCTTCTTCGACATAGCCTACCGGTACGCCGAGCAGTTGTTTTGTATCCGTGGGCCGTGTGAAGAGCATGACGACCTGGTGGTCGCCCTTGGGGATGCGGTCTCCTTCTTTCGGAGCGACCTGCTCAATCATATTCACGACGTGCAGCGGCTCCGCTCCGAGCAGAAGCGCTCCCTTGCCTGCATAGTCCACGTGCGTCGGAGTCGACGGGTACGCGGTCATTTGCCCGCCAGCAGAGATCCACACCGTCTGTCCGTTCAATTCGCGGGCGTCCTTCAGCGAAGTCTGATGTTTCTTCTTCAACCAAACCATCTGGTCATCGGTTACATGGACGACGGGTGTCTCCACCGGCTTCTCCGCCTCACGCCGCTCGTGATAGATCCAGCCCACACGAGCCGACACCGCGACCACCATGACGAGCGTGCCCAGCATGACCCATTTCTTTGTGCCTTCCATCCCTGTCCCTCCGAGGTATTAGTCGATCGGTTCTGAAGAGGCGTACTCGCGGTTGGCTTCCATCAGCGACTCCGCCGTCAACTGGTTGACGAGACGCAGACGCGGAAAGAAGACCGCCCACAATCCTGTGACTGCCAGCGATCCGAAGCCACCTAAAACCACGGCGCGCACAGCACCCAACCAATGCGCCGTCAGGCCGCTTTCAAACTCGCCAAACTCATTGGATGCACCCAGGAAGAGCCAGTTGATGGCAGAAACGCGTCCGCGCATCTCCGGCGGCGTGGCCAGTTGCAGGATGGACGCACGCACCACGACCGAGATGTTGTCACTCGCTCCGATCAAAAAGAGTGCGAAGAGAGAAATTGGAATCGACGTGGAATAGCCGAAGAGCACGGTCGCCGAACCGAAGACACCGACGCCGATCAGCATCAGCAGACCCGCGCGGCGGCGTATGGGAAAGAAGCTCAAGGTCAGCGACATCAAGAGAGCGCCGATTGCGGGCATGCCGCGCAACAGACCCAGACCGCGCGGCCCAGCGTGCAGGATGTCCTGCGCAAAGATCGGCATGAGCGAAGTCGCTCCGCCCAGAAGGACGGCGAAGAGGTCCAGGGAGATCGATCCGAGCAGGACCTTCGTCTTGAAGACGTAGGACATGCCGGCAAGGATGTTCTCGATAGAGAATTTCCCCTTCTCCGAGACCTCGCGCCGGGGATGAATCGTCGAGACCAAAACGATAAAAGTCACCAGCATCAGGATGGTGAAGAGATAGACGATGGGGCCGCCATCCAGCCGGGAGAAGACGCCGGGCAGGGAGAGAGTAAACATGACACCGCCGACAGCGGGCCCCAGAATGTTTGCGACTTGAAAGACGGCCGAGCCCCATGTGACCGCCTTCACAAATTGTCCTTCGCCCACGAGTGAGGGAAGGATCGCCGACGATGCCGGACCGGAGAAGGCGCGTCCAGCCCCGATGACAAAGAGAATGGCGAAGAGGGCCGCGATATTACGCGTCTGCTGATACGACATCCAGAAAAGTAGAGCGGTCGCCACAGCCTGGACGGCGTAGCAGATCAGGATGATGTGCTTGCGGTTATAGCGATCCGCGGCGTGGCCGGCGGGTAGAACGAAGAAGATTCCGGGGAGAAAGAGTGCGAGGCCGGTGTATCCCAGAAACAGCGCAGAGTGCGTGATCTGGTAAACCTGCCACGCTACCGCAACCGACTGCGCCTCAGCGCCGAGGATGACCAGCAGGCGCGCGAGCTGGTAACGGGTGAAATCTGGTGATCGGAATACGTTGGGTTTTGTTGAGCTTTTACTCGGAGGCGGCATCTCGCTCTATGGTTTCACAGTTGGAGCGAAGGAAGCGACGCCGTCTCTACTTGCCCAAATAATTTTGGTACTGGGTTTCCACGACGCCGGTCGCGCGCGCGAGATTAATCTTGGCCTGGTTGAAGCGGAAGACCGCGGCGGTCTGGCGCTGCTGCGCATCGGCCAGCGTCGCCTGTGCCTGCACCACGGGAAGCGTGTCGTCCACGCCTGCGCGATATCTCTGCGAACTCTGGTCCAGCGCCTCGATGGCCAGGGCCACATTGGACCGCGTCACCTGCACCAACTCGGCGGACGAATCGACATCCAGCTTTGAGGAACGGATCTGTTGTTCAATGTCGATCCGAAGACTGCCGATCTGGGCGCGAAGTTTGCGGAGATCGGCTTCTGCAATCTCTGCATCGCCGCGAATACGCGCTTCTTCAAAGATAGGAAAGTTCAGACCACCCTGTGCGGTAAAGTTACCGTGGTAAAGACCGGTTGTCTGTCCAATAACACCGTAATAGCCGTTCACGGAGACGACAGGCAGGCGCTCGTAGCGGATAGCCTTGCGTTGTAAGACCGAAGATTGCAATTGAGCCTGCAGGCTGAGAAGATCCTTGCGCCGCGTGTAGGCCAGACGCTTTGCGTCTTCCAGAGGAAGCTGCTCCAGCGCGTTATACGGCATGGGGTCTGTAAGTTCCAGCTCCTGGTCGGCAGCGATGCCCATCAGGCGGTTGAGCTGAATCTTGTCCTTGGCGAAGTTGTTCTGCGCGACGATCAGATCGCGTTCGCGCTGCTGCATCTCTACACGCGCGCGCAGAAGATCGAGGTTCGTTCCCACACCGGCATCGTGGCGAGCTGCGGACTGGCGCACAAGCTCTGTGTCCGAAATCAGTTGCGATTGCGCGTTGCGAATCGCGTCTACGTCCGAAAGCACCATCAGATACTGGGTAGCTACGCCTTGGACCACGTCTCCACGGTTAAGCAGAGAGTTGAAGACAATCGCACGGGCTGTTTCTTTCGACGCCTTATACGCCTCGTAGGCAGGAAGGTTGAAGAGCTGCTGCGCCAGATTGACCTGGGCGCTCGTCGTGTCGTACTTCACGATGGTGTCGAAAGTAGTTCCTGCAGGAAGAAAAGCAGCAACCGTTGCCGGTTTGAAACCCATCGCCGCCAGGTTCACCTCTTGCGTCGAGGTCTGCGCGGAAAAGGAGAGCGAAGGAATCAACGCGTTCAGAACGGTGAGCTGTAAACCACCAATCTGCCGCTCGTTCTGCTGATTCAAAGCGACAGACAAGCTCCGCTTTAGGGCGAGGTCAATGGCCTGATCGAGCGACAGCGGCAGCGCTGCGCCCGTGGAATGGGCGATCTCGACACCCTCGATCTTCGACGGGATGGAGAGAGAGGCGACCAGCGGAGCAGGAGCGCTGACCACGTTCTGGGGCTGTGGGCCCTGCGGGAGTACATCGGCGTCCTCGGCAACCGCCACTGCTCCAAGGGAGAGGACCGTTGCCACGACCAGGAGTTGATTGAGTCGAAATCGGGTCAAACCGGGGAATCCATCCTTAATTTGGCCTGCAGTTGGAAGAGGGTAGCCTCTTCGTCCTGAGACAGACGCGAAGACACAGTTATTTAGATTGCGGTCACGCGTCTACGGTTGCGAAAGTTTCCTGACTTCCGTCCACTGGTTTACGAAACGATCCTTCCGCCAGAACGTCTAGAATAAATGAGATACAACTCGTCACCACGGAGACAGATGAAGACCTTTCCTACTTTCCTTGCAGCCGCGGTCGTCGCCGCTGCGGCCCTCTCTCCTGCCGCGCACGCCCAGTTCAGTGCCCCGCCTGTGTCCAGCCAGTTCCGCGATACGTCCATGCTGAAGCCTCCGGCGGGAGCCCGCGTCGCCGTGGTCGAGTTCGAAGACCTGGAATGCCCCGCCTGCGCCGCCGCTGCGCCTCTCGTGCATCGCGCCGTCGAGCAGTACCATGTGCCCCTCGTCCGCTACGATTTTCCCCTCAAAATGCACGTCTGGAGCATGGATGCGGCCATTTACGCCCGCTGGATGCAGGAAAAGGTCAGCCCCAAGGTGGCCGATGAGTACCGCGCTTCCATCTTCGCCGCGCAGCAGTCGATCGCCAGCAAAGACGACCTTCTCCGCGCCACCCAGAAGTTCACCTCGGACCGTAAGGTGGCCCTTCCCTTCCAAGTGGACCCGAACGGTACCCTGGCCGCGAAGGTGCATGCCGACTACGCCCTGGGCGAGAAGCTCAATGTCACACGAACCCCGACCATCGTGGTCGTAACCAAGGACAAATACCAGATCATCTCAGGCAATGAGACCGGCACCTCCGATCCGAACGCGATCTTTGGTGCGATTGAAGCCGCCCTTGCCCAGACCAAAGCACCCGCCGCCACGGCAACACATCCTGCTCACAAGTAGCCAGCAGATACGACGGGAATAAAGGAACCCCAAAAGGTTTATTTCATCGGATGGTGGATCGCACCATCCGATGAATGTTTAAGGAACCGAATTGTCGCGAACACAACCATCCCCAGACCAACGCCGTCTGTTCCAAGAGCCAACCATTTGTGGAAAAGGTAATCCCTCTCGTGATGCATCTCCGTTTCCGGCGATCGATTTTTTGTCTTTGCGTACTTTTATGCAGCGTCGCACCTCTCGGCGCCTACTCCGTCCTGACGCATGAAGAAATCGTCGACATGGCCTGGACTCAGCACTCGGTTCCGCTGCTGAAGGCCCGCTTCCCGGGAATTACGCCGGAACAGATTAAAGAGGCCCACGCCTATGCCTACGGCGGCTGCATCATCCAGGACCTCGGCTACTACCCGAAGAGCAGCAAGGCCTTTTCCGATCTTCTGCATTACGTTCGTACCGGCGACTTCGTGGAAGCCCTTCTCCGGGACGCCTCCACGCCCGACGAACTGGCCTTTGCCCTCGGTGCCCTCGCGCACTACACGGCCGACTCCATCGGACATCCCTATGTGAATCAGGTCACAGCGATGGAGTTCCCCAAGCTGCGCAAGAAGTACGGCCCGATCGTGACCTACGAGCAGGACAAGACAGCCCATCTCCGTACAGAGTTCGGCTTTGATGTCGTCGGCGTCGCTCGCGGCAAGTACGCGCAGGAGGATTACCGCACCTTTATCGGCTTCGAGGTGGCCAAGCCGCTTCTAAACCGCGCCTTTGAAGAGACCTACGGCCTCAAGCTTACCGACCTGCTCACCAACGAAGATCGCAGCATCGGAACGGCGCGCTGGGCGGTTTCCACCCTCATCCCCAAGATGACCAAGGTGGCCCTGCTGACCTACCACGACCAGATTGAACATGCGACGCCCGGCTTCGACGTGAAGAAGTTCCGCTATCGCATGAACCGCACGACGTACGAGAAGAACTGGGGCAAGACCTACCAGAAACCCGGTTTTGGGTCGCATCTTCTTGCGATCCTGATCACGATTCTTCCCAAGATCGGACCACTGAAGGCACTCAAGCTGCAATTGCCGAACGGCGATGAACAGACCATCTATATCCATAGCGTCAACGAGACTGTGGACCGATACCAGGCGCAGATCGATCTCCTCAAGGGAAGCTCCGTCGCGCAGGCAATTCCAGATGCTTCGAGCGATGGCCTGCATCCAGACGCAGATGCCGCCCAGGGTACAGATCCCGCTTCCGTTGGGCACGTCGAGGCGTTGAACGCCGCGAGGATGCCTCTCGACCTTCCGCCCATCGACCTCGACACGGGAAAACCGATCGCTCCCGGGGAATATGAGCTCTCCGACAAGGCACACGCCGACCTTCTCGCGCGCATCGTCCGGGAAGATAAGGCCGGTCTGCCCGCGGAGCTTCATCAACATCTGCTGAATTATTACGTCGGCCCCGATGCTTCGAAGAACACCCTCGAAAAGAAGCCCAAGGACTGGGCGAAGGTGCAGGCCAATCTGCAGACACTGAAGACGCTGCCCGATGGCCCTGTGAGCGTTCCGTCCGCAACGACCGAAACTCCTGAGAAGGCAACAAGCAACGTCCCGCTGTAGTTACTTAATTAGGTGATCTGTACCAGTTCGCCATGCCCATTTTCGGCGCGTGGCGGCGTGATCTGGCTCGTCTGTGGCGCGCGCCAGTGGTCGAT
This genomic stretch from Terriglobus saanensis SP1PR4 harbors:
- a CDS encoding DUF971 domain-containing protein, translating into MSHEGIRIVSEEESRRIAAEDERTFSADAFTPTKVRVRITEGTGVEIEWKDGHLSSWTFQWLRDACPCATCHEAREASGMAVGERKPQPMQILPMYQAPVKPLEATPVGRYALRFKWNDGHESGIYSWDYLRRICRCFVCRAELGID
- a CDS encoding DUF3050 domain-containing protein, which codes for MTTSTPTSQTERLDSLQQRLRPFYARLAEHPLYASFRTVEDLHIFMEAHVFAVWDFMSLLKTLQRGLTCVEVPWTPSAKPESRRLVNEIVLGEESDIYEGKHVSHFELYRMAMQACGADTSAMDSLLQLLARGEDLDTALEQCGAPLEAIIFVKGTFQVIAKGSLHATAAAFTFGREDLIPEMFKGFVRDLAQKLAGSLGIFLWYLERHIEVDGEEHGPMALRMVSDLCGDDDRKWSEAEEAARIALEERLQLWDGIHARIKNA
- a CDS encoding GXWXG domain-containing protein, which translates into the protein MSNVTTFQQLKKEHKFSNDMKLWDLFDSLDSVGIEDSLGLYQGGGFDTGHWLFQLMGEMKWYGKNFVSQMGVVPLLCYNQEGHIYSEGMFGGASLWMTEFRGKPSVMLNYDKEPVFDHFRKVDNNTLLGIVNGKTLSNGKDIVENGKFQFVYLERVAELPAKFVTT
- a CDS encoding MFS transporter encodes the protein MPPPSKSSTKPNVFRSPDFTRYQLARLLVILGAEAQSVAVAWQVYQITHSALFLGYTGLALFLPGIFFVLPAGHAADRYNRKHIILICYAVQAVATALLFWMSYQQTRNIAALFAILFVIGAGRAFSGPASSAILPSLVGEGQFVKAVTWGSAVFQVANILGPAVGGVMFTLSLPGVFSRLDGGPIVYLFTILMLVTFIVLVSTIHPRREVSEKGKFSIENILAGMSYVFKTKVLLGSISLDLFAVLLGGATSLMPIFAQDILHAGPRGLGLLRGMPAIGALLMSLTLSFFPIRRRAGLLMLIGVGVFGSATVLFGYSTSIPISLFALFLIGASDNISVVVRASILQLATPPEMRGRVSAINWLFLGASNEFGEFESGLTAHWLGAVRAVVLGGFGSLAVTGLWAVFFPRLRLVNQLTAESLMEANREYASSEPID
- a CDS encoding TolC family protein, whose protein sequence is MTRFRLNQLLVVATVLSLGAVAVAEDADVLPQGPQPQNVVSAPAPLVASLSIPSKIEGVEIAHSTGAALPLSLDQAIDLALKRSLSVALNQQNERQIGGLQLTVLNALIPSLSFSAQTSTQEVNLAAMGFKPATVAAFLPAGTTFDTIVKYDTTSAQVNLAQQLFNLPAYEAYKASKETARAIVFNSLLNRGDVVQGVATQYLMVLSDVDAIRNAQSQLISDTELVRQSAARHDAGVGTNLDLLRARVEMQQRERDLIVAQNNFAKDKIQLNRLMGIAADQELELTDPMPYNALEQLPLEDAKRLAYTRRKDLLSLQAQLQSSVLQRKAIRYERLPVVSVNGYYGVIGQTTGLYHGNFTAQGGLNFPIFEEARIRGDAEIAEADLRKLRAQIGSLRIDIEQQIRSSKLDVDSSAELVQVTRSNVALAIEALDQSSQRYRAGVDDTLPVVQAQATLADAQQRQTAAVFRFNQAKINLARATGVVETQYQNYLGK
- a CDS encoding DsbA family protein; this translates as MKTFPTFLAAAVVAAAALSPAAHAQFSAPPVSSQFRDTSMLKPPAGARVAVVEFEDLECPACAAAAPLVHRAVEQYHVPLVRYDFPLKMHVWSMDAAIYARWMQEKVSPKVADEYRASIFAAQQSIASKDDLLRATQKFTSDRKVALPFQVDPNGTLAAKVHADYALGEKLNVTRTPTIVVVTKDKYQIISGNETGTSDPNAIFGAIEAALAQTKAPAATATHPAHK
- a CDS encoding zinc dependent phospholipase C family protein; its protein translation is MHLRFRRSIFCLCVLLCSVAPLGAYSVLTHEEIVDMAWTQHSVPLLKARFPGITPEQIKEAHAYAYGGCIIQDLGYYPKSSKAFSDLLHYVRTGDFVEALLRDASTPDELAFALGALAHYTADSIGHPYVNQVTAMEFPKLRKKYGPIVTYEQDKTAHLRTEFGFDVVGVARGKYAQEDYRTFIGFEVAKPLLNRAFEETYGLKLTDLLTNEDRSIGTARWAVSTLIPKMTKVALLTYHDQIEHATPGFDVKKFRYRMNRTTYEKNWGKTYQKPGFGSHLLAILITILPKIGPLKALKLQLPNGDEQTIYIHSVNETVDRYQAQIDLLKGSSVAQAIPDASSDGLHPDADAAQGTDPASVGHVEALNAARMPLDLPPIDLDTGKPIAPGEYELSDKAHADLLARIVREDKAGLPAELHQHLLNYYVGPDASKNTLEKKPKDWAKVQANLQTLKTLPDGPVSVPSATTETPEKATSNVPL